TATAAAAACATGATCGCTGCCCTCTTGGAGGAAAATAAAACCACCGGGGCTAATCAGTCAGAAAGCTACCTGAACTATACCAAAATGAGCATGCAGCGCATGAAACGTTGGGACAAAACAGTGAAGGTAGCCCCCGAACTGGAGAAAATAGTCAGCTCCATTTCATCTCCGCAGGTATGGCTGGTGATCACGGAGGCTTGGTGTGGAGATGCCGCACAGAGTATGCCCTTTGTGGCCAAACTCGCAGGCATGAATCCCTTGATTGAGCTGAAGTTTGTACTGCGGGATGAAAATCCAGAACTCATGGATGCCTACTTGACAGAAGGGGCCAGATCCATACCCATTTTGATAG
This genomic window from Algoriphagus sp. TR-M9 contains:
- a CDS encoding thioredoxin family protein; translated protein: MLDQQVQLITPELIASAMNYSEYKNMIAALLEENKTTGANQSESYLNYTKMSMQRMKRWDKTVKVAPELEKIVSSISSPQVWLVITEAWCGDAAQSMPFVAKLAGMNPLIELKFVLRDENPELMDAYLTEGARSIPILIALSADLSKELFVWGPRPKFLQDRLKAYKLDPQNITPKEFADGTHLWYARDKNKAIAEELTPLIASTI